A genomic segment from Deinococcus humi encodes:
- the panC gene encoding pantoate--beta-alanine ligase, whose protein sequence is MANVAEGAAQVQPQVVHSPEALRSALSGRGRVGLVPTMGYLHDGHATLMRRAREVCDVLVVSIFVNPLQFGPSEDLAAYPRDLKRDLGVVGEAGVDVVFMPSTETMYPPAFDTRVVVSGVSEGLDGASRPGHFVGVATVVLKLLNLVRPDVAFFGEKDWQQLAVLRQMVRDLNVPVEVVGLPTVRAPSGLALSSRNSYLTAEQQARAAVLSRALAAVRSAYAAGEREASKLRQTGLDVLSEDPEVTLDYLSVVGRDMQEREVVDNDPMTRVLVAARMFGVRLIDNMPLVSVRPEMDSA, encoded by the coding sequence ATGGCAAACGTGGCTGAAGGGGCCGCCCAGGTGCAGCCGCAGGTGGTCCACTCCCCGGAGGCCCTGCGCTCGGCGCTGAGTGGACGGGGCCGGGTGGGGCTGGTCCCGACGATGGGTTACCTGCACGATGGACACGCCACCCTGATGCGCCGCGCCCGGGAGGTCTGCGACGTGTTGGTGGTCAGCATCTTCGTCAATCCGCTGCAATTTGGTCCCAGCGAGGATCTGGCGGCCTATCCCCGTGACCTGAAGCGTGATCTGGGTGTGGTGGGTGAGGCCGGGGTGGACGTGGTGTTTATGCCGTCGACCGAGACCATGTACCCGCCGGCCTTCGACACCCGCGTGGTGGTCTCCGGCGTCAGCGAGGGGCTCGACGGTGCCTCGCGGCCAGGCCATTTCGTGGGCGTGGCGACGGTGGTTCTCAAGTTGCTGAATCTTGTGCGTCCTGATGTGGCTTTCTTCGGCGAGAAGGACTGGCAGCAGCTGGCCGTGCTGCGCCAGATGGTTCGTGACCTGAACGTTCCCGTCGAGGTGGTCGGCCTTCCCACCGTCCGCGCCCCGTCCGGGCTGGCCCTCAGCAGCCGCAACAGCTACCTGACGGCGGAACAGCAGGCACGGGCCGCCGTGCTGTCGCGCGCCCTGGCGGCGGTACGCAGTGCCTATGCGGCTGGTGAGCGGGAGGCCAGCAAGCTGCGCCAGACTGGCCTGGACGTGCTGTCTGAAGACCCTGAGGTCACGCTGGACTACCTGAGCGTCGTGGGCCGTGACATGCAGGAAAGAGAAGTTGTGGACAATGATCCCATGACCCGTGTTCTGGTGGCGGCCCGTATGTTCGGCGTTCGGCTGATCGACAACATGCCGCTGGTTTCCGTGCGCCCGGAGATGGATTCCGCGTGA
- a CDS encoding phage holin family protein, with product MGFILRLLVNALALYLLTQVYSGVFFEGGAGVGSVLIAALVMGIVNALIRPVLLLLSMPLTVLTLGLFTLVVNGVVLALVAAITALNTAGFGAAIVGALILTVISWLLDALVGALGLDGKRG from the coding sequence ATGGGATTTATTCTCCGGCTTCTGGTTAATGCGCTGGCACTGTATCTGCTGACGCAGGTGTATTCGGGCGTGTTTTTCGAGGGTGGCGCGGGGGTGGGCAGCGTGCTGATCGCCGCGCTGGTCATGGGCATCGTGAATGCGCTGATCCGCCCGGTGCTGCTGCTGCTCTCGATGCCGCTGACCGTGCTGACCCTGGGGCTGTTCACGCTGGTCGTCAACGGCGTGGTGCTGGCGCTGGTGGCGGCCATCACGGCGCTCAACACGGCGGGCTTCGGCGCGGCCATCGTGGGTGCCCTGATTCTGACCGTCATCTCCTGGCTGCTGGACGCGCTTGTGGGTGCGCTGGGCCTGGATGGCAAACGTGGCTGA
- the purB gene encoding adenylosuccinate lyase: MIERYLTPEMKTLWSEASKYRAWLRVELAAMDAQADQGEVPREAHTALLEQTAADPIDDAFAARVAEIEAVTRHDIVAFTRALSERYGEEARFIHHGLTSTDVVDTAQNLLLDEALALILADAGALREVCRIQALEYRHTPTVGRTHGIHAEPMTFGLKFLNWMAALDRDLERLTAARRRIQVVMLSGSVGTYAHVSPQVEVEVARAWGWEAAPITNQTLARDRHAEVLAALAIFGTTLEKIAVEIRHLQRSEVREAMEPFGKGQTGSSSMPHKKNPILTENVTGFARLLRGFLATGLENVALWHERDISHSSAERVILPDATSAASYATRRLTGVLRDLVVFPERMLKNMDDLGGLVFSQRVLHALIDEKGMSREAAYDLVQRHALKSWETGEGLRELLAADPESPLNATELDEAFDLAWYLRHVDEIYGRFGM; this comes from the coding sequence GTGATCGAACGTTACCTGACGCCCGAAATGAAGACCCTCTGGTCCGAGGCCAGCAAGTACCGCGCGTGGCTGCGCGTGGAACTGGCCGCGATGGACGCCCAGGCCGATCAGGGAGAAGTGCCGCGCGAGGCCCACACGGCGCTGCTGGAGCAGACCGCCGCCGATCCCATTGATGACGCCTTCGCGGCCCGCGTGGCCGAGATCGAGGCCGTCACCCGCCATGACATCGTGGCCTTTACCCGCGCCCTCAGCGAGCGCTACGGCGAGGAGGCTCGTTTCATTCATCATGGCCTGACCAGCACCGACGTGGTGGATACCGCCCAGAACCTGCTGCTGGACGAGGCTCTGGCGCTGATTCTGGCGGACGCAGGTGCGCTGCGCGAAGTCTGCCGCATACAGGCGCTGGAATATAGGCACACGCCCACGGTGGGCCGTACCCACGGCATCCACGCCGAGCCGATGACCTTTGGTCTGAAGTTCCTGAATTGGATGGCGGCACTGGACCGCGACTTGGAGCGTCTGACGGCGGCCCGGCGGCGTATTCAGGTGGTCATGCTCTCCGGTTCGGTGGGCACCTACGCCCACGTCTCCCCACAGGTTGAAGTGGAAGTCGCCCGCGCCTGGGGCTGGGAGGCGGCTCCCATCACCAACCAGACCCTGGCCCGTGACCGTCATGCCGAGGTGCTGGCGGCGCTGGCGATCTTCGGCACCACGCTGGAAAAGATCGCCGTGGAAATCCGCCATCTTCAGCGCTCGGAAGTCCGTGAGGCGATGGAGCCCTTCGGCAAGGGGCAGACGGGCAGTTCGTCCATGCCGCACAAGAAAAACCCGATTCTCACCGAGAATGTCACTGGCTTTGCCCGTTTGCTGCGCGGCTTCCTGGCGACGGGGCTGGAAAACGTGGCCCTGTGGCACGAACGCGACATCAGCCACTCCAGCGCCGAACGCGTCATCCTGCCCGACGCCACGAGCGCCGCCAGTTACGCCACCCGCCGCCTGACTGGCGTACTGCGTGATCTGGTGGTGTTCCCCGAACGCATGCTCAAGAACATGGATGATCTGGGCGGTCTGGTCTTTAGCCAGCGCGTGCTGCACGCCCTGATTGACGAGAAGGGCATGTCGCGCGAGGCCGCCTACGATCTGGTTCAGCGCCACGCCCTGAAAAGCTGGGAAACCGGCGAGGGCCTGCGCGAGTTGCTGGCCGCTGACCCGGAAAGCCCCCTGAATGCCACCGAACTGGACGAGGCGTTTGATCTGGCGTGGTACCTGCGCCACGTGGACGAGATCTACGGACGGTTCGGGATGTGA
- a CDS encoding PilT/PilU family type 4a pilus ATPase: MTLDELLQEMVGRRASDIHLQAGSPPMGRVDGQLLPFGAQALMPPDTALLAQSLMSPEQWDDFSYRNEMDLAYGVSGLGRFRCNIFRQRGSVGIVMRVVTDAIPGFESLGLPAGVLQRLAESPRGLILVTGPTGSGKTTTLASLIDHINRTFAYNVITVEDPIEILHKNKKSIVVQREIGSDTRDFRTALKYAMRQDPDVIMIGEMRDKETVEAALSAAQTGHLVLSTLHTQDAIRSVNRIIDFFAPYERDQIRLQLAETLVGIVSQRLLRRSDGVGRVLGLEIMLNTPLVQEYIKDEDKTPLIKDALMEDDIRGMHTFDQHLAQLYHHNMITLDEAMEAATSGHELKLMVTRSGFAY, from the coding sequence GTGACCCTCGACGAGCTGCTGCAGGAGATGGTGGGCCGCCGGGCCTCGGACATCCACCTGCAAGCGGGCAGTCCGCCGATGGGCCGGGTGGACGGTCAACTGCTGCCGTTCGGGGCGCAGGCACTGATGCCTCCCGACACGGCGCTGCTGGCGCAGTCGTTGATGTCGCCGGAGCAATGGGACGATTTTTCCTACCGCAACGAGATGGACCTGGCCTACGGCGTCTCGGGGCTGGGACGTTTCCGCTGCAACATCTTCCGGCAGCGCGGCTCGGTGGGGATTGTCATGCGGGTGGTCACCGACGCGATCCCCGGCTTCGAGTCGCTGGGGTTGCCTGCCGGGGTGCTGCAACGTCTGGCTGAGTCCCCGCGCGGCCTGATTCTGGTCACCGGCCCCACCGGCTCGGGCAAGACCACCACCCTGGCGAGCCTGATCGATCACATCAACCGGACGTTTGCCTACAACGTCATCACGGTGGAAGACCCTATTGAGATCCTGCATAAGAATAAGAAGAGCATTGTCGTGCAACGCGAGATCGGCAGCGACACCCGCGATTTCCGCACCGCCCTAAAATACGCCATGCGTCAGGACCCCGACGTGATCATGATCGGCGAAATGCGTGACAAGGAAACGGTGGAAGCCGCCCTGAGCGCGGCTCAGACCGGGCACTTGGTTCTCAGCACGCTACATACGCAAGACGCCATTCGCAGCGTCAACCGTATCATCGACTTCTTCGCCCCCTACGAGCGCGATCAGATCCGCTTGCAACTGGCCGAGACGCTGGTGGGCATCGTCAGCCAGCGCCTGTTGCGCCGCTCGGACGGGGTGGGGCGTGTGCTAGGGCTGGAAATCATGCTGAACACGCCGCTGGTGCAGGAGTACATTAAGGACGAGGACAAGACCCCGCTGATCAAGGACGCCCTGATGGAAGACGACATCCGCGGCATGCACACCTTCGATCAGCACCTCGCGCAGCTGTACCACCACAATATGATCACCCTTGACGAGGCGATGGAAGCCGCCACCAGCGGCCACGAGCTGAAGCTGATGGTGACGCGTAGCGGTTTTGCCTATTGA